In one SAR324 cluster bacterium genomic region, the following are encoded:
- a CDS encoding arylsulfatase produces the protein MIFRLYNSESYISSIIEEGTIMTKSRNILKMRKKRNKILAKMLIATVFAASTMITSCADSEKTEKTDNRMNIVTIVVDDMGFSELGPFGGEVPTPNIDALAEKGTVLSNFYTAPTSGPSRAMFFTGKDNHLVGQGNLEGYTEPHPGQHGQPGYEGYLRKEAITFPEVLQGQGYHTMMVGKWDEGEKPDLDASKRGFTETDALLIYSGDSHWVSNAYGDNISTFPPGKHAALGRTNGYNKNGVPYPKNGFPPNTYATQWYTDKAMELIDNRELTKPFYLNLAYFAPHFPLQAPAETIAKYIDTYSKGWDVIRAARFEKQKALGILDSNAELPPRWEASDSTNFYFELGLIDDYQLKPWDQLTPEQQKIEAKRYAINAAMLEILDTEIGRLIQKLKDIGEYENTMIIMVSDNGAGYITAGNITYRKANFTGLEDYDNMGSATSYIDYSYGWTQVASTPFNKHKVTTYDGGMHVPAMIFSPKATVSGNINKCILMMQDLAPTILEAAGVLDKYPDHYMGQPNSPMQGKSLTGVFDGSYQCDENRIFGMELNGVKGFRKGDWKLSQDLFEMKTAFHLYNLKDDPSEVNDLSTSTDPEIIAKFEEMKSAYYEWADANNVVDIENLRPPIR, from the coding sequence GTGATATTCAGACTTTATAACTCAGAATCATACATATCATCAATCATAGAAGAAGGGACGATTATGACAAAAAGCAGGAACATATTAAAAATGAGGAAAAAACGTAATAAAATCCTGGCAAAGATGCTGATAGCAACAGTTTTTGCAGCCTCAACCATGATTACCTCATGTGCGGACTCTGAAAAAACAGAAAAAACAGATAATAGAATGAATATTGTCACTATTGTGGTGGATGACATGGGGTTTTCAGAGTTAGGTCCTTTTGGCGGAGAGGTTCCGACACCGAATATTGACGCGCTTGCGGAAAAGGGAACAGTGCTCTCTAATTTTTATACAGCGCCAACCTCTGGACCATCGCGTGCAATGTTCTTTACCGGCAAGGATAATCATCTGGTGGGTCAGGGAAATCTTGAAGGATATACTGAGCCTCATCCCGGGCAACATGGTCAACCCGGCTATGAAGGATACCTGAGGAAAGAAGCGATTACCTTTCCTGAAGTGCTTCAAGGTCAAGGTTATCATACCATGATGGTAGGCAAGTGGGATGAGGGCGAAAAACCGGATCTGGATGCTTCAAAGCGTGGATTTACAGAAACAGACGCATTACTGATTTACAGTGGGGATTCCCACTGGGTTTCAAATGCGTATGGAGACAACATAAGCACTTTCCCACCCGGAAAACATGCGGCGTTGGGACGCACCAACGGTTATAATAAAAACGGGGTACCCTATCCCAAAAATGGATTTCCGCCTAATACTTATGCCACCCAGTGGTATACGGACAAAGCGATGGAACTGATAGATAACCGGGAACTCACGAAACCTTTTTATCTCAATCTCGCTTATTTTGCTCCACACTTTCCTTTACAGGCACCCGCAGAAACCATTGCAAAATATATTGATACCTATTCAAAAGGCTGGGATGTCATTCGTGCCGCTCGTTTTGAAAAGCAGAAAGCCCTTGGAATTCTTGATTCCAATGCCGAACTCCCACCCAGATGGGAAGCCTCGGACAGTACCAATTTCTACTTCGAACTGGGATTGATCGATGATTATCAACTCAAACCCTGGGATCAACTAACCCCTGAGCAACAAAAGATTGAGGCGAAGCGCTATGCGATTAATGCGGCAATGCTCGAAATTCTCGATACAGAGATCGGAAGATTGATTCAAAAACTCAAGGACATCGGGGAATATGAGAATACCATGATTATCATGGTGTCCGATAATGGAGCCGGCTATATTACTGCGGGTAACATTACCTACCGAAAAGCGAATTTCACTGGATTAGAGGACTATGACAATATGGGGAGCGCAACTTCCTATATAGATTATAGCTATGGCTGGACACAGGTTGCCAGTACGCCGTTTAACAAACATAAAGTAACGACCTATGACGGGGGAATGCATGTTCCCGCAATGATCTTTTCTCCCAAAGCAACGGTGTCAGGCAATATCAACAAATGTATCCTCATGATGCAGGATCTAGCCCCTACTATTCTAGAAGCAGCAGGTGTTCTTGATAAGTATCCTGACCACTATATGGGTCAGCCCAATTCTCCTATGCAGGGAAAATCATTGACCGGAGTTTTTGATGGTTCCTACCAATGTGATGAGAATCGGATATTTGGAATGGAACTAAATGGGGTTAAAGGTTTCCGCAAAGGAGATTGGAAGCTTTCTCAAGACCTCTTTGAAATGAAAACGGCATTTCATTTGTATAATCTAAAAGATGATCCTTCAGAAGTGAATGATCTTTCCACTTCTACAGATCCAGAAATTATCGCAAAATTTGAGGAGATGAAAAGCGCCTATTATGAATGGGCTGATGCAAATAATGTTGTAGATATTGAGAATCTACGTCCACCGATAAGGTAG
- a CDS encoding leucine-rich repeat domain-containing protein, producing MRTLTLLGVLVTLLTASCFQDRHLKEFLQVCQSQDDTQKKTIEALTSALASVNSTESCDKIYTELKTLTQLNLRKKKLRDLSVLKGLKQLKVLDLSYNQLSHGEDLRGLEALEELDLSYNQLTDVNPLKDLTHLKKLSLSGNQLVDVSALKNMTQLRELSLGMNKIKEVSALKELTHLTQLRITFNQLTEVSDLKNLKNLTELSLTGNALQEMSALKTLVNLKNLYLGSNTIRDVSALKDLTQLTTLDLSNMNLTDVTPLQGLTQLTLLNLHSNQIKDISPLQGLTQLSKLDLHKNQIKDITSLKELTQMTTLNLQLNQVADLEPLKGMTQLTSLDLDFNQLSDVSPLKPLIKLKKLFLSRNQLVDVSPLKGLKDITDLDLGRNQLKDVSPLKELSELKIVILSGNQLSDVSALQGLNKLTSLYLTLNQLKDVSPLKSLTNLKHLDLDHNQLSDVSGLKGLKNLVRLRLENNALLDCSPQNLEELKGEKSCLHPAGK from the coding sequence ATGAGAACCTTAACCCTGTTAGGAGTTCTTGTAACGCTGTTGACTGCAAGTTGTTTCCAGGATAGGCACCTAAAGGAGTTTCTTCAAGTTTGCCAGAGTCAGGATGACACACAGAAAAAGACAATAGAAGCTTTAACAAGTGCCCTTGCCTCAGTAAATTCAACGGAATCTTGTGACAAGATTTATACAGAACTCAAAACGCTTACCCAACTGAATCTGCGCAAAAAAAAACTGAGGGATCTAAGTGTTTTGAAAGGATTGAAACAACTTAAAGTCCTTGATCTCTCCTACAATCAACTCTCCCATGGGGAGGATCTCCGTGGGTTAGAAGCGCTCGAAGAGCTTGATCTCTCCTACAATCAACTCACCGATGTGAATCCGTTAAAAGATTTGACTCATCTCAAAAAACTTTCCCTTTCAGGAAATCAGCTCGTTGATGTAAGCGCCCTTAAAAACATGACCCAACTCAGAGAACTTTCCCTTGGGATGAATAAAATCAAGGAGGTGAGTGCCTTAAAAGAATTAACCCATCTCACCCAACTTCGAATCACTTTCAATCAACTGACAGAGGTGAGTGATTTGAAAAATTTGAAAAATCTCACAGAACTTTCACTAACAGGGAATGCCCTTCAGGAGATGAGTGCGCTAAAAACATTGGTAAATCTCAAGAACCTTTACCTTGGGAGCAACACCATCCGTGATGTGAGCGCATTAAAGGATCTGACACAATTAACGACACTGGATCTGTCAAACATGAACCTGACCGATGTCACCCCATTGCAAGGATTGACGCAACTCACACTGTTGAATCTTCACAGCAATCAAATCAAGGATATCAGCCCATTACAAGGCCTGACGCAACTCAGCAAACTGGATCTTCACAAAAATCAAATCAAGGATATCACTTCATTAAAAGAACTTACCCAGATGACGACACTCAATTTACAATTGAATCAGGTGGCGGATTTGGAACCATTAAAAGGAATGACTCAACTTACTTCGCTGGATCTTGACTTCAATCAACTGAGCGATGTAAGTCCTTTGAAACCGCTGATAAAGCTGAAAAAACTGTTTTTGAGCCGTAACCAACTGGTCGATGTGAGTCCGTTGAAGGGACTGAAAGACATCACGGATCTCGATCTTGGTAGAAATCAATTGAAGGATGTGAGTCCCTTGAAGGAATTATCAGAATTGAAAATAGTTATCCTCAGTGGAAACCAGCTCAGCGATGTGAGCGCCTTGCAGGGGTTGAACAAGCTGACCAGTCTTTATCTCACGCTCAATCAACTGAAGGATGTGAGTCCATTGAAATCATTAACAAACCTCAAGCATCTTGACCTTGATCATAACCAGCTAAGCGATGTGAGTGGATTGAAAGGCCTGAAAAATCTGGTAAGGCTTCGTCTTGAAAATAACGCGCTTCTCGATTGTTCACCCCAAAATTTAGAGGAGTTAAAAGGGGAGAAATCCTGTTTACACCCTGCTGGAAAATAA
- a CDS encoding sulfotransferase family 2 domain-containing protein, whose protein sequence is MLISYTHKFIFFHVAKVAGLSIKEALKDYAQEPEKFKVRRPAKIINGKPNPFYEMWDSFMTHVKAGDAQKELPAEIFNQFYKFAFVRNPWDWQVSMYHFIMKETNHINHELVKSMSGFGDYLKWIVSSPKNPYAKGATTFQNDMLIDQDGKIIVDFVGRYESLTQDFQKICQRLQINATLPLINQSAHRDYRQYYDAETKKMVEDYFKTDIELFGYTFNNQ, encoded by the coding sequence ATGTTAATATCCTACACCCACAAATTTATTTTTTTTCATGTCGCCAAAGTCGCCGGACTGAGCATCAAGGAGGCCTTGAAAGATTATGCTCAGGAGCCTGAAAAATTCAAAGTCCGGCGCCCCGCGAAAATCATAAATGGCAAACCTAACCCCTTCTATGAAATGTGGGATTCTTTTATGACTCACGTCAAAGCCGGGGATGCGCAGAAAGAATTGCCCGCGGAGATCTTCAACCAGTTTTATAAATTTGCTTTTGTCAGAAATCCCTGGGACTGGCAGGTCTCCATGTATCATTTTATCATGAAAGAAACCAACCACATCAACCATGAACTTGTTAAGTCCATGAGCGGTTTTGGTGACTATCTCAAGTGGATTGTCAGCTCGCCTAAAAATCCCTATGCCAAAGGCGCTACTACCTTCCAAAACGATATGCTGATTGATCAGGACGGGAAAATCATTGTTGATTTTGTAGGTCGATATGAATCCCTGACTCAAGATTTCCAGAAAATTTGCCAGCGACTTCAGATCAACGCGACTCTGCCGTTGATCAACCAGTCCGCACACAGAGACTACAGGCAGTATTACGATGCTGAAACAAAAAAAATGGTAGAAGACTATTTTAAGACTGATATTGAACTGTTTGGTTACACCTTTAATAATCAGTGA
- a CDS encoding sulfotransferase domain-containing protein, translating into MLPSQMSQGRVLVNSLPKSGTHLLTKAIHILGYAEHAANRGYIKRLVDSTGLGTPRYFNYRESHKSLKIGKFDPDAVEDNIGIGAFSPYYVNQVTFRFWLNNVQKGRYIQGHIPWTPGITPVITDLAYHHLVIIRDPRAVVASLLPFILDAWKTGMGSHFLEADFKTMSPMQRLNFILEGGYAPLAKVEIKSFAEVYRSMLAWRNQPNSLFMRFEDLVGEQGGGDIDQQKITVEKIASFLRIPFDKEVENRLKTVYDTSSRTFRTGKIDGWKTSMDSEIVDHLNKSCEALCNEAGYQLT; encoded by the coding sequence ATGCTTCCTTCACAAATGAGTCAGGGCAGGGTATTGGTGAATTCTTTACCCAAAAGTGGAACGCACCTGTTGACTAAGGCCATTCACATTCTCGGGTATGCGGAACACGCGGCCAACCGTGGTTATATAAAAAGGCTGGTTGATTCTACAGGGCTGGGGACACCCAGATATTTTAATTATAGAGAGTCGCATAAATCATTAAAAATAGGGAAATTCGATCCGGATGCGGTTGAAGATAACATCGGGATAGGCGCCTTTAGCCCCTACTATGTGAATCAGGTAACTTTTCGGTTCTGGCTCAATAACGTACAAAAGGGTCGATATATCCAGGGACATATTCCCTGGACACCCGGGATTACTCCTGTGATTACGGATTTGGCTTATCATCATTTGGTGATCATACGTGATCCCCGTGCTGTTGTGGCCTCCCTGCTTCCTTTCATTTTAGACGCATGGAAAACAGGAATGGGGTCACATTTTCTGGAAGCTGATTTTAAGACAATGTCTCCAATGCAACGCTTGAATTTTATTTTGGAAGGAGGATATGCGCCCCTCGCAAAAGTTGAAATAAAAAGCTTTGCCGAAGTTTACCGCTCTATGTTGGCCTGGCGCAATCAACCCAACTCGTTATTCATGCGTTTTGAGGATCTCGTTGGCGAGCAAGGCGGAGGGGATATTGATCAACAAAAAATTACTGTAGAAAAAATCGCGTCCTTTTTAAGGATTCCCTTTGATAAAGAGGTTGAAAACCGTTTGAAAACAGTTTATGACACTTCATCACGAACGTTTAGAACTGGAAAAATTGATGGATGGAAAACATCAATGGACTCAGAAATTGTAGATCACCTGAATAAATCTTGTGAAGCGCTTTGCAACGAAGCCGGATATCAACTGACATAA
- a CDS encoding prohibitin family protein — MSTGVKLWLKNNRDNLFFTGILIGSVCLFLLAYLFQFVFVTVGSGEGGVLYRRFLGGTDMTTVYGEGTHVIFPLNVMHVYDTRVQERRITTSVLSSDGLTIILEVSVRFYLEYEQLPKLHKKVGPEYEDKIVNPVTISSVREIIGQYRPEELYKSRIDEFQNDMLIEAVEQNSDMPIVFVDIIIRNIRLPDLINTAIETKLRYEQQFLQYQFLLEKERQELKRLEIEATGISRFQEIVTSTLSDRYLKWKGIQATLKLASSTNSKVIIVGNDGKSLPIILSAENDQQPQTKTVPDAKKNDNNTDSPTVPAKVVPLPKPDNTKKAASGN, encoded by the coding sequence ATGAGCACAGGCGTAAAGTTATGGTTGAAAAATAATCGGGATAACCTGTTTTTTACAGGTATCCTGATTGGATCTGTTTGTTTGTTCCTGCTGGCCTATTTGTTTCAATTTGTCTTTGTAACAGTTGGTTCCGGCGAAGGGGGGGTGTTATACCGTAGATTTCTCGGCGGAACAGACATGACAACGGTGTATGGTGAAGGCACCCATGTCATATTTCCCCTGAACGTCATGCACGTTTATGACACGCGTGTTCAGGAGCGTCGCATTACGACCTCTGTGTTGAGCTCAGATGGTTTGACCATCATTCTGGAGGTTTCAGTCAGATTTTATCTGGAATACGAACAACTCCCCAAACTTCATAAAAAGGTTGGTCCGGAATATGAGGATAAAATTGTGAATCCTGTCACCATTTCATCTGTCAGAGAAATAATTGGACAATATCGGCCTGAAGAGTTGTATAAAAGCCGAATTGATGAATTTCAAAATGACATGCTCATTGAAGCCGTCGAACAAAATAGCGATATGCCGATCGTGTTTGTTGATATCATTATCAGGAATATCCGACTGCCCGACCTCATCAATACAGCCATTGAAACCAAATTACGGTATGAACAGCAGTTTCTGCAATATCAGTTTCTGTTGGAAAAAGAACGGCAGGAATTGAAGCGACTGGAAATTGAAGCTACCGGAATTTCCAGGTTTCAGGAAATTGTGACCAGCACACTGAGTGACCGATACCTCAAATGGAAAGGCATCCAGGCCACACTCAAACTGGCGAGTTCTACCAACAGCAAAGTGATTATTGTTGGAAATGATGGAAAATCGCTCCCTATCATTTTAAGTGCCGAAAATGACCAACAACCGCAGACCAAGACTGTTCCGGATGCTAAAAAAAATGACAACAACACAGATTCCCCTACTGTTCCCGCCAAAGTTGTTCCGTTGCCTAAACCGGACAATACAAAAAAAGCCGCATCAGGGAATTAA
- a CDS encoding DUF98 domain-containing protein, which produces MQIKRILTMAEEFSKNSLENSQIDLDRLSPFQRILLIADGTLTNILEAFLNEPIGVVKLSEEILLATTSISPLEINKDTEIMQRKILLQGKTSCSHWLYAESTIVLERVEEKFRAQLIHSHVPIGKLWKEHKTETFKEIISYDLHDAGDFSAYFKVKKTDKLLSRTYRVFSNHQPVMMITEKFPESSF; this is translated from the coding sequence ATGCAGATAAAACGCATCCTGACCATGGCTGAAGAGTTTTCAAAGAACTCTCTGGAAAACAGCCAGATTGATTTAGATAGGTTGAGCCCATTTCAAAGAATTTTATTGATTGCGGACGGGACGTTAACCAACATTTTAGAAGCGTTTTTAAACGAACCCATCGGTGTTGTTAAATTATCAGAGGAAATCCTCTTGGCCACAACGAGTATTTCGCCTTTAGAAATCAACAAAGACACTGAAATTATGCAACGGAAGATCCTGCTTCAGGGGAAAACAAGCTGTAGTCATTGGCTTTATGCGGAATCCACCATAGTTCTTGAACGGGTTGAAGAAAAATTTAGAGCACAACTCATCCATTCTCATGTCCCCATTGGCAAACTTTGGAAAGAACACAAAACAGAAACATTTAAAGAAATCATTTCATATGATCTGCATGATGCCGGAGACTTTTCAGCTTATTTCAAAGTTAAAAAAACAGACAAACTGCTCTCTCGTACCTATCGGGTTTTTTCGAATCATCAACCCGTTATGATGATTACAGAAAAATTTCCTGAAAGCTCCTTCTAG
- a CDS encoding acyl carrier protein, with translation MIENIIDKLKQIIADDLDVNLKQEEIDENVSLFEEGLGLDSVVIMEFVNLIEAHFDFQFSENELNLEPFKNLKTLADFISSKTIVQQ, from the coding sequence ATGATTGAAAATATAATTGACAAACTGAAACAGATTATTGCGGATGATTTGGATGTAAACCTCAAACAGGAAGAAATTGATGAGAATGTTTCTTTATTTGAAGAAGGACTTGGACTGGATTCTGTTGTGATTATGGAATTTGTGAATTTAATCGAAGCTCACTTTGATTTTCAGTTTTCAGAAAATGAATTGAACCTGGAACCCTTCAAAAATTTGAAGACCCTCGCTGACTTTATTTCCTCCAAAACCATTGTACAACAATAG
- a CDS encoding anaerobic sulfatase maturase has translation MPELRSILIKPMGSFCNIKCDYCFYLDKHSLYAGAASTHRMNDTTLETLIKGMFDCTDSPVFVWQGGEPTVLGLEFFKNVTRIQKHYAQNRPYQNSLQTNGLLLNEAWAQFLRQENFLVGISLDGPQHIHDHYRKDHKSKGTFQPVFEKAQMLLKHEVPVNVLATVTDYSVKHAKEIYDFFAENGFLFMQFSPVVERDPQNPEIAASFSVTAQDYGYFLYELMTCWINDFDFKTLKQKTSIRFFDSVLAAYIGLVPDHCVMHKVCNDYLVVEHNGDLYSCDFLVSENTKLGNLHEISLKEAFHSPAHIAFGAQKAVYVRECQQCQWLRLCYGGCIKDRRHDPKDQGHNHFCESYKYFFKQAHNHFKKFASLYHQYY, from the coding sequence ATGCCTGAATTACGAAGTATTTTAATCAAACCGATGGGGTCCTTTTGTAACATTAAGTGTGATTACTGTTTTTACCTGGATAAACATTCTCTGTATGCGGGGGCGGCCTCCACACACCGTATGAATGATACTACCCTGGAAACCTTGATCAAAGGGATGTTTGACTGCACAGATTCTCCTGTTTTTGTCTGGCAGGGGGGCGAACCAACCGTGCTTGGCCTGGAGTTTTTTAAAAACGTGACAAGAATTCAGAAACATTATGCCCAAAACAGACCCTACCAAAACTCTTTGCAAACCAACGGGCTTTTGTTGAATGAAGCTTGGGCACAATTTCTGCGCCAGGAAAATTTTCTGGTTGGTATTTCCCTGGATGGCCCTCAACATATTCATGATCACTACCGCAAAGATCATAAAAGCAAGGGAACTTTTCAGCCTGTATTTGAAAAGGCGCAGATGCTTCTTAAACATGAAGTGCCTGTGAACGTATTGGCAACCGTTACGGATTATTCAGTGAAACACGCAAAGGAAATCTACGATTTTTTTGCTGAAAACGGATTCTTGTTTATGCAATTCAGTCCAGTTGTTGAGCGTGATCCTCAAAATCCTGAGATTGCCGCATCCTTTTCAGTCACAGCGCAAGATTATGGCTATTTTCTATATGAATTGATGACTTGCTGGATCAATGACTTTGATTTTAAAACACTTAAACAAAAAACTTCCATCCGTTTTTTCGACTCAGTGCTTGCCGCCTATATCGGACTGGTTCCTGATCATTGCGTCATGCACAAAGTTTGTAACGACTATTTAGTGGTGGAGCATAATGGGGATTTGTATTCTTGTGATTTCCTTGTGTCAGAAAATACAAAACTGGGGAATTTACATGAGATCTCCTTAAAAGAAGCCTTTCATTCACCAGCTCACATTGCTTTTGGTGCGCAAAAAGCCGTTTATGTGAGGGAATGTCAGCAATGTCAATGGTTGCGTTTATGTTATGGAGGTTGTATTAAAGACCGTCGCCATGATCCCAAAGACCAGGGACATAATCATTTTTGCGAATCTTATAAATATTTCTTTAAACAAGCTCATAACCATTTCAAAAAGTTTGCTTCCTTGTATCATCAGTATTACTAA
- a CDS encoding long-chain fatty acid--CoA ligase: MKMKFIGQFADTLDSRSNMLMDGVSQCTYHEIPGIFDKIETCLTEKNINHSACLAFECENSLPGALVLLYLLEKGYSFLLIPQTSLKLSLPGFCHYRLRTESVPAQTQTDYLNPERFLRVIPNEGKNGTTHAGVQKLYMRTSGSTGSPKMAVHAHTKLQENVLNCVRRLELDSNDRIAIPVPVFHMYGLGAAFLPAVAVNASIDLQKGANILRYLQREKEFNPNVVFMTPIFCETLVKGRKSPRTYKLTVTAGDRFRGEVFSQYEALCGRLVQLYGSTEMGAIAASSPDTSFEFRAKTAGTPMPNVQMRMEKIAESTDIGELWCRHQSGFEGYVDENGGPIDLGQELREGWFRTKDFGRIWQEQQIEVLGRCDHSVNRDGLLVFFADVEKALETIAGIDSAVVVSKGESQRGKNLVAYCVLSKNLEMTEKNIRTECFDLLSRNAIPDQIILVKSLPLLANGKVDRQQLIHS; the protein is encoded by the coding sequence ATGAAAATGAAGTTCATTGGCCAATTTGCAGACACTTTAGACTCGCGGTCAAACATGCTGATGGATGGAGTGTCTCAATGCACGTATCACGAAATTCCGGGCATCTTTGACAAAATCGAAACCTGTTTGACAGAAAAAAATATTAACCATAGCGCTTGTCTGGCTTTTGAATGTGAAAATTCTTTACCGGGCGCACTGGTTCTTTTGTACCTGTTGGAAAAAGGCTACAGCTTTCTGTTAATTCCTCAAACCTCCCTTAAATTGTCCCTTCCCGGGTTCTGTCACTATCGGCTTAGAACCGAAAGTGTTCCTGCTCAGACACAAACTGATTATTTAAATCCTGAACGATTTTTACGCGTTATTCCCAATGAAGGAAAAAACGGAACAACTCATGCCGGTGTCCAAAAACTTTATATGCGTACTTCAGGAAGCACAGGCTCCCCTAAAATGGCGGTTCATGCGCATACGAAACTACAGGAAAATGTACTCAATTGTGTGCGAAGACTGGAGCTTGACAGCAATGATCGAATCGCGATCCCGGTTCCTGTTTTTCATATGTATGGTTTGGGTGCCGCCTTTTTGCCGGCAGTCGCCGTTAACGCGTCCATTGACCTGCAAAAGGGCGCGAATATTCTTCGATACCTGCAACGGGAAAAGGAATTTAACCCCAATGTCGTTTTCATGACTCCTATTTTCTGCGAAACTTTAGTGAAAGGCCGCAAGTCTCCAAGAACCTATAAACTAACCGTCACTGCGGGAGATCGGTTCAGAGGTGAGGTTTTCAGCCAGTATGAAGCGCTTTGCGGTCGTTTGGTCCAGTTGTATGGCAGTACCGAAATGGGCGCGATAGCGGCATCCAGCCCTGATACATCCTTCGAATTTCGTGCGAAAACAGCAGGAACACCAATGCCGAATGTTCAAATGCGTATGGAAAAAATTGCGGAATCCACAGACATTGGCGAGCTTTGGTGCCGCCATCAATCTGGTTTTGAAGGATACGTTGATGAAAATGGAGGCCCCATTGATTTGGGACAGGAACTGCGGGAAGGCTGGTTCAGGACAAAGGATTTTGGTAGAATCTGGCAGGAACAGCAGATAGAAGTTCTGGGAAGATGTGATCATAGTGTTAATCGGGATGGACTGCTGGTGTTCTTTGCTGATGTGGAAAAAGCCCTTGAAACAATTGCTGGAATAGATTCAGCGGTTGTGGTTTCCAAAGGAGAAAGCCAACGTGGAAAAAACCTTGTAGCCTATTGTGTCCTTTCCAAAAACCTTGAAATGACGGAAAAAAATATTCGAACCGAATGTTTTGACCTTTTATCCAGAAATGCCATTCCAGATCAAATTATTCTGGTCAAATCCTTACCACTGCTGGCAAATGGTAAAGTGGATCGACAACAGCTTATTCATTCCTGA
- the hemW gene encoding radical SAM family heme chaperone HemW, giving the protein MSKEKQQIQTARKGFITNLESSRRGFVTNYPHFQHWKKVKADKILTGKPLNIYVHLPFCAQQCSYCYYRTVTGGRKSEMEQYVNALCKEIELASQQFNLKERQVISIYFGGGTPTLMDGDLLTQIIETLQNNLNIVNNFEFTVEGEPVTLTQNKADILKKIGVTRISLGVQSLCDDIIKLSNRKDTAQKVLTAIDIAKSTNAVLNIDLMSGLAGETMDTWTQTIQKALSLDIESITVYKTELYANTQYYKDVRNEKLELPSDEQELEFMRYALEQFEQAQYLPWCFFTFTKKGRYKHVHAPSIWKGDDYFPFGASAFGRLGNWLFQNTNELETYVSIVEAGEIPIQRGHHLTSLDEMVRDVVLGMKLINLDLKKFSQKYGFKLESLCGSALTQLETDGFISISKDEIQLTAKGILHGDYVGKSIGKSLIAIADQTSTL; this is encoded by the coding sequence ATGAGCAAAGAAAAACAACAGATACAAACTGCCAGAAAAGGGTTTATCACTAATTTGGAATCATCTCGAAGAGGTTTTGTTACGAATTATCCCCATTTTCAACATTGGAAAAAAGTGAAGGCGGATAAAATATTGACAGGCAAGCCACTCAATATTTATGTGCACCTTCCCTTTTGTGCCCAGCAATGTTCTTATTGTTATTATCGGACGGTTACAGGAGGCCGAAAATCCGAGATGGAACAATATGTCAATGCACTCTGCAAGGAAATTGAACTTGCGTCACAGCAGTTTAATTTAAAAGAAAGACAGGTGATCTCGATTTATTTTGGTGGTGGAACACCGACCCTGATGGACGGGGATTTATTGACCCAGATCATCGAGACGCTTCAAAACAATCTCAACATCGTGAACAACTTCGAATTTACCGTTGAAGGTGAACCTGTAACGTTAACGCAGAATAAAGCGGATATCCTGAAAAAAATCGGAGTAACCCGTATCAGTCTCGGCGTTCAATCCCTCTGTGATGATATCATTAAGTTATCCAATCGGAAGGATACCGCCCAAAAAGTATTGACTGCCATTGATATCGCAAAAAGTACCAATGCTGTTCTTAATATTGACCTGATGAGTGGTTTGGCGGGCGAAACCATGGACACATGGACTCAAACGATCCAAAAGGCTCTGAGTCTGGATATAGAAAGCATCACCGTTTATAAAACAGAACTCTATGCCAATACGCAATATTACAAGGATGTTCGTAACGAAAAACTGGAACTGCCTTCTGATGAGCAGGAACTGGAGTTTATGCGTTATGCTCTGGAACAATTTGAACAGGCACAATATTTACCATGGTGTTTTTTTACATTTACCAAAAAAGGACGCTATAAACATGTCCATGCGCCCAGTATTTGGAAAGGCGATGATTATTTCCCCTTTGGAGCGTCAGCGTTTGGTCGTCTTGGAAATTGGCTGTTTCAAAATACCAACGAATTGGAAACCTATGTCTCGATTGTGGAAGCCGGAGAAATTCCAATTCAACGGGGACACCATTTGACCAGTTTGGATGAAATGGTACGGGATGTTGTGCTGGGAATGAAATTAATCAATCTGGATTTGAAAAAATTCTCTCAAAAATATGGTTTTAAACTGGAATCCTTGTGTGGGTCCGCCCTCACTCAACTGGAAACAGATGGTTTTATTTCCATTTCAAAAGATGAAATCCAACTGACGGCTAAAGGCATTCTTCATGGCGATTATGTGGGCAAAAGCATTGGCAAGTCGTTGATAGCGATTGCGGATCAAACTTCTACTCTATGA